From the genome of Papaver somniferum cultivar HN1 chromosome 2, ASM357369v1, whole genome shotgun sequence, one region includes:
- the LOC113349203 gene encoding protein TORNADO 2-like translates to MALSHNEIGVINFIATLLSIPIIGAGIWLTTLLDNSCVKILQWPVVILGLLMLVVGIAGLIGGFGRISWLLLFYLVVMLVLIILLGCMVVFISMVTLQESGHIDYSGWLCRIVQVSYKWDQIRACLSSTSMCTELNQSYHFAQDFFNARITPLQSGCCKPPTQCGFTFVNPTYWISPINTAADMDCLMWNNEQKQLCFGCDSCKAGLLANIKNEWRRVHIILLITLIALICVYLVGCCEFRKAKTEDLFREYVQDFPLEMST, encoded by the exons ATGGCACTAAGCCATAACGAAATTGGCGTGATCAACTTCATAGCGACGCTTCTATCGATTCCGATTATAGGGGCCGGTATTTGGCTGACGACACTACTGGATAATTCTTGCGTCAAGATTCTTCAGTGGCCGGTTGTAATTCTTGGCCTTTTGATGTTAGTTGTAGGAATTGCAGGGTTGATAGGAGGATTTGGGAGAATTTCATGGTTACTTCTTTTCTACTTGGTGGTTATGCTTGTTCTCATAATATTACTTGGTTGTATGGTTGTATTCATTTCTATGGTTACTCTTCAAGAGTCTGGTCACATAGATTACTCCGGATGGTTGTGTCGAATAGTTCAAGTTTCATACAAATGGGATCAAATTCGAGCTTGTCTCAGCTCGACAAGCATGTGCACGGAACTGAATCAAAGTTACCATTTCGCTCAAGATTTCTTCAATGCACGCATCACTCCATTACAG TCTGGCTGCTGCAAGCCTCCAACGCAATGTGGATTCACGTTTGTAAACCCGACGTATTGGATTAGTCCGATAAACACAGCAGCAGACATGGATTGCTTAATGTGGAACAACGAACAAAAGCAACTTTGTTTTGGATGTGATTCATGCAAAGCCGGATTACTTGCCAATATCAAGAATGAATGGAGAAGAGTACATATCATTTTATTAATCACTTTGATTGCTCTGATCTGTGTTTACTTAGTAGGTTGTTGTGAATTTAGAAAGGCGAAAACAGAAGATCTATTTCGCGAGTACGTACAagattttcctttagaaatgtcTACATAA
- the LOC113349202 gene encoding 2-oxoglutarate-Fe(II) type oxidoreductase hxnY-like isoform X1, whose product MENSKINHPNIPAISKLNCIDLSSPDIQNSVSLLKQACLDSGFFYVINHGITQEFMDEVFEQSRRFFELPIDEKMKLLRNEKNRGYTPVLDELLDSENQVNGDYKEGYYIGVEVPEDDPASEKPFYGPNQWPPTDLLPGWRETMEKYHQEALRVAKAVARIIALALDLDGDFFDKPEMLGEPIATSRLLHYEGVRHVTGRMSDPDNGIFGSGAHSDYGLITLLATDDNLGLQICKDKDSNPQIWEYVAPLKGAFVVNLGDMLERWSNGIFRSTLHRVLGNGQERYSIAYFVEPSHECVVECLPSCKSETNPPKFPPVTSAAYLSQRYKDTHTDLSSYQNSKT is encoded by the exons ATGGAGAATAGCAAAATCAATCATCCTAATATTCCCGCCATTTCCAAGCTTAACTGTATTGATCTTTCAAGCCCAGATATTCAGAATTCCGTTTCCTTACTCAAACAG GCATGTTTGGATTCAGGATTTTTCTATGTTATCAATCATGGAATAACCCAAGAGTTCATGGATGAAGTGTTTGAACAAAGCAGAAGGTTTTTTGAACTGCCTATTGATGAGAAAATGAAACTTCTTAGGAATGAGAAAAACCGTGGTTATACGCCTGTTCTTGATGAGCTATTGGATTCTGAAAATCAAGTAAATG GAGATTACAAGGAGGGGTATTATATTGGTGTCGAGGTACCTGAAGATGATCCTGCATCAGAGAAGCCATTTTATGGACCCAATCAGTGGCCTCCTACAG ATCTGTTACCTGGTTGGAGGGAGACAATGGAAAAATACCATCAGGAGGCTCT TCGAGTTGCAAAGGCAGTTGCAAGGATCATCGCTCTTGCACTTGACCTAGATGGTGATTTCTTTGATAAGCCTGAAATGCTTGGCGAGCCTATCGCAACCTCGCGCCTGCTGCACTATGAAGGTGTAAGACACGTTACAG GACGGATGTCTGACCCTGATAATGGAATATTTGGATCTGGTGCACATTCTGATTATGGATTAATTACCCTCTTGGCAACAGATGACAATTTAGGTCTTCAA ATCTGCAAGGATAAGGACAGTAACCCACAAATTTGGGAATATGTGGCACCATTGAAAGG GGCATTTGTAGTAAACCTTGGTGACATGTTGGAGCGGTGGAGCAACGGTATTTTCAG GTCTACGTTGCACCGAGTATTGGGCAATGGTCAAGAAAGATATTCT ATTGCTTACTTTGTGGAGCCAAGCCATGAGTGTGTCGTAGAGTGCTTGCCATCTTGCAAGTCAGAAACAAACCCGCCCAA GTTCCCTCCAGTAACAAGTGCGGCTTATCTGAGTCAAAGATACAAGGACACACACACTGACCTTAGCTCGTATCAGAACTCTAAAACTTAA
- the LOC113349202 gene encoding 2-oxoglutarate-Fe(II) type oxidoreductase hxnY-like isoform X2, whose product MENSKINHPNIPAISKLNCIDLSSPDIQNSVSLLKQACLDSGFFYVINHGITQEFMDEVFEQSRRFFELPIDEKMKLLRNEKNRGYTPVLDELLDSENQVNGDYKEGYYIGVEVPEDDPASEKPFYGPNQWPPTDLLPGWRETMEKYHQEALRVAKAVARIIALALDLDGDFFDKPEMLGEPIATSRLLHYEGRMSDPDNGIFGSGAHSDYGLITLLATDDNLGLQICKDKDSNPQIWEYVAPLKGAFVVNLGDMLERWSNGIFRSTLHRVLGNGQERYSIAYFVEPSHECVVECLPSCKSETNPPKFPPVTSAAYLSQRYKDTHTDLSSYQNSKT is encoded by the exons ATGGAGAATAGCAAAATCAATCATCCTAATATTCCCGCCATTTCCAAGCTTAACTGTATTGATCTTTCAAGCCCAGATATTCAGAATTCCGTTTCCTTACTCAAACAG GCATGTTTGGATTCAGGATTTTTCTATGTTATCAATCATGGAATAACCCAAGAGTTCATGGATGAAGTGTTTGAACAAAGCAGAAGGTTTTTTGAACTGCCTATTGATGAGAAAATGAAACTTCTTAGGAATGAGAAAAACCGTGGTTATACGCCTGTTCTTGATGAGCTATTGGATTCTGAAAATCAAGTAAATG GAGATTACAAGGAGGGGTATTATATTGGTGTCGAGGTACCTGAAGATGATCCTGCATCAGAGAAGCCATTTTATGGACCCAATCAGTGGCCTCCTACAG ATCTGTTACCTGGTTGGAGGGAGACAATGGAAAAATACCATCAGGAGGCTCT TCGAGTTGCAAAGGCAGTTGCAAGGATCATCGCTCTTGCACTTGACCTAGATGGTGATTTCTTTGATAAGCCTGAAATGCTTGGCGAGCCTATCGCAACCTCGCGCCTGCTGCACTATGAAG GACGGATGTCTGACCCTGATAATGGAATATTTGGATCTGGTGCACATTCTGATTATGGATTAATTACCCTCTTGGCAACAGATGACAATTTAGGTCTTCAA ATCTGCAAGGATAAGGACAGTAACCCACAAATTTGGGAATATGTGGCACCATTGAAAGG GGCATTTGTAGTAAACCTTGGTGACATGTTGGAGCGGTGGAGCAACGGTATTTTCAG GTCTACGTTGCACCGAGTATTGGGCAATGGTCAAGAAAGATATTCT ATTGCTTACTTTGTGGAGCCAAGCCATGAGTGTGTCGTAGAGTGCTTGCCATCTTGCAAGTCAGAAACAAACCCGCCCAA GTTCCCTCCAGTAACAAGTGCGGCTTATCTGAGTCAAAGATACAAGGACACACACACTGACCTTAGCTCGTATCAGAACTCTAAAACTTAA